A portion of the Acidobacteriaceae bacterium genome contains these proteins:
- the era gene encoding GTPase Era codes for MALRSGFVSIVGRPNAGKSTLLNALLGQKLAIVTHKPQTTRNRIQGVLELPLRKKTKTDAGRSMAQVVLVDTPGVHKPDSQLDKRMMQEVHDALESRDAVLFIVDVTHRLYDEDVLEDKPVKTIGQHRRKMSKAEDDFALQLVKKLDCPVILVLNKIDALPKSTLLPLIAHWTSQHTFADVIPISARKKQGLELLLDKVVEKLPEGQRYFPKDQLTDQPERFLVAELIREKILMLTGEEVPYATAVVIEKFEEPASMRKGKDGKLPVTKISAAIFCERTGQKAILIGKQGTMLKQIGTAARKDVESLLGTRVFLELFVKVEDEWRTKRSFIEDLDWRRQLEQLAQKQGSERALADTDDALDDFMPVDEDELDPELEADEEDAEDEGDE; via the coding sequence ATGGCTCTTCGCTCTGGTTTCGTTTCTATTGTCGGCCGCCCGAATGCGGGTAAGTCGACGCTTCTCAATGCATTGCTTGGACAGAAGCTTGCCATTGTGACCCACAAGCCGCAGACGACGCGGAACCGCATCCAGGGCGTGCTGGAACTGCCGCTGCGCAAGAAGACGAAGACGGACGCGGGCCGGTCGATGGCGCAGGTGGTGCTGGTGGACACGCCGGGTGTGCATAAGCCGGATTCGCAGCTCGACAAGCGCATGATGCAGGAAGTTCACGACGCGTTGGAGTCGCGCGATGCGGTGCTGTTCATCGTGGACGTGACACATCGCCTGTATGACGAAGACGTGCTGGAAGACAAGCCGGTGAAGACGATCGGTCAGCATCGCCGCAAGATGTCGAAGGCTGAGGACGACTTTGCGCTGCAGTTGGTGAAGAAGCTCGACTGCCCGGTGATCCTGGTGCTGAACAAGATTGATGCTCTGCCGAAGTCGACATTGCTGCCTTTGATCGCGCACTGGACCTCGCAGCATACGTTTGCGGATGTGATCCCGATTTCGGCGCGGAAGAAGCAGGGGCTGGAACTGCTGCTGGACAAGGTAGTGGAGAAGCTGCCGGAAGGCCAACGCTACTTCCCCAAGGACCAGTTGACGGACCAACCGGAGCGTTTTCTGGTGGCGGAGTTGATCCGCGAGAAGATACTGATGCTGACGGGTGAGGAAGTTCCTTACGCGACGGCGGTGGTGATTGAGAAGTTCGAAGAGCCTGCGTCGATGCGCAAGGGCAAGGACGGCAAGCTGCCGGTGACGAAGATTTCAGCGGCGATCTTCTGCGAGCGTACGGGGCAGAAGGCGATTCTGATCGGCAAGCAGGGAACGATGCTGAAGCAGATTGGCACGGCTGCTCGCAAGGACGTCGAATCGCTGCTGGGCACGCGCGTGTTCCTTGAGTTGTTCGTGAAGGTGGAAGACGAGTGGCGCACGAAGCGGAGCTTTATCGAAGACCTGGATTGGCGTCGCCAGCTTGAGCAGTTGGCGCAGAAGCAGGGTTCGGAGCGTGCGCTGGCTGATACGGACGATGCGCTGGATGACTTTATGCCGGTGGATGAAGATGAGCTTGACCCGGAGTTGGAGGCAGACGAAGAGGATGCCGAGGACGAGGGCGACGAGTAG